AGAAATGCATGAGGTCAGGCAGATTCTGTCTGATATGAggcagttttttcctttttgccttttatgAAATGGAAATATGTTACAGCACTGCTCTTTCTCAGTACTCACATCCTGCTTTCATCTTattctgcaaacagaaaaatgaggaatctttttttaattaaagttgTGATTTTTATATGgtcacaggaaaggaaaaataacaaatacagTGATACTTAATATAAAATTACAAGAATTGGCAACACTGTGTTTGCCAACAGGATGGAAATGATGCTatgtttattgttttctttttgtaaagctgatctcttccttcttttgcttCACTTGTGTAGCAACCATCTAGCTTTGTTCAAGCTCAGCAGATCATTAAAACGGGTGGTCTGGGCTCCCAAGGACTCAACAAAGGCCTTACTGCAACACTGGGCCGTCACGGAGTTTTTAACATGGTTTACTTTGGATTCTACTTCAATGTGAAAAACGTTCTTCCAGTCAATAAAGTGAGTTCTTCATACAGCGCAATAGACAATCAGATAAGAAGTTTGACATTTCAATTCAcactctgtttttctgtgcaaagCTGTGGTATTTAGTGATAAGCAGTGACTGACCTAGCTCTGTTTTGCAGAAATCCATAGCATTTTAATGGAAACAAATTAAGGACTTGATCTCACTTCTTAAGCAAAGCTGAGTGTAGTCATATTTGAAttatcatttttattaatttccctTTATAGCATGGTAGCAGTGCAAAAAGGCAGCAAATGAGATGCAGACATGTTGTACTTATGTTTAGTATGTATGTACTTTGTTTTTTGTGGCAAACtggcttggaaaagaaaaatcagtttctaGAACTTCTACCAGTACTCACAAAGGGGCTAAGCTTGCAGAGGGGAGTGAGCTGCAGTGTGTAGGTTATTCTGGCCAGACACTGGCCCTATTTACTCAAAAGAGAGTTCAGCCTAGTAGGGAAGGATGACAGGTAAGTTTCATCCTTATGGGAGAAAGATAGTCCAAGACAGGATGTAAAGGGTCCTGTATAGGGACTtcatataatttataattaaagaaaaaaaaatcattacagcTGCAATTTCACTTAAAGAAATTTTGATAGTCCTATATTGCTTTAAATAACAAAGGAAGCGAACATTCTCTTTGCAAGAAAAGATAGTTTTGCTAATGAAAATGTGATAATATCAGCAACTTTCTAAATGACTGTGTGAGAAACTACTAATGGTTTATTAATGATTCCAGTATGCTACTTATTGAAGTCTGTTTTCACTAATGTGATTTTAGATGATGACAGTTAAACACTCACAGGTGTAATATGTAGTGATATACATGTAAGAAGGTGCAATTCACATCAAAAGGGATCGGTTTCTATTCCCAGATGAAGTaacacctcttttttttctgcacttctgAATAGCCTGGTATTTTTGTTGGCAGCGTTGTGTAAATGGAGAAAAGCTCCACTTCTTATTTGCAGATTATTACAGTAAATTGAATTGTTCAAGAGCAGCTGACCCACAAGTTTCTACAAGTTTCTTACAGTGTATCTGAGCATATTTTACAGTGTGCTTCAGTCACACATTCTAAAAACTCAAGGCACAAGCACAGCTTGTTACTAAGATAGGAGTAAACACTTTTGTGTTGatcaaaacatcaaaaaattATAATCACTAtgcagaaaattcaggaaaatatgAAGGTAAGGACAGAGACTagtgagcagctcctgtgggaataatgggaaatgTTCTTGCATAGGAATTGAATAGTAATAATATTTGGCATAATCCTGCTTTCCTAgcctttcagattttaaaaaataggaaaaaagtattaaattattagaaatattCAGAGCTTTATGATCTAAAGGAAATTAGTACTTTATACAGATTTTTTATGATGCAGAAAAATTTTAACATCTACAACATGGGTTTAAATatatacagaaaacaaaagggaaattaCTGCAATGCCAGCCAGTGGCCCAGCTGTCCTCAAATATTGTCAAAATCAAGAGGCAATTTAATCAGTGTAGGATTAACTGCAAATAAGTGGAGAGGTTTGCCTTTGCTTGACCAGTGCACAGCGCCTTGTATGGTGGCTTGCACAGTGGCTACATCTGTGCTCGTAAatggagcagcagccctggaacTCAACCTCCTGTACTGTCAGAtactccctggcacagcttcatCCCTggccagccagcactgctcctgggTGTGGCTTAGGGGCTGCTCAAGGCAAGGAACCCTTCCTAATGGGCTGGTTTCATGCAGCCAGTCTGTTTTGAATGGTGATAGCATTCCATGGTGCTAATAAAGCTAAGAGGACTCTCTAggccagccagcagcagtgccacagacaGTCTATACAGAAAGATATAGCCAATAATTCTGATCCCATTAGGATCAATGCAAAACTAACACTGAATTTAAGAAGACATAGTTCAGGCCTCATCTGGCTGATGCTAGCCAACATTATGTCTCAGGTACTTACATGCATTGAATTTCACTTCAGTGGCTGCTAAATGGAAGTATTTGACAATAATTTATGACCTGTAACTTAAACCTCTTCTGTCAGTGGGCAGGTACTAGAGGCTTAGAGTTATCAAAGCTGTACAAGGAATTTGTAGAAGCTGGTTTGCAGTTagtctgaaaaatattaaactgttGTTAATTTGGCTAGATTTCTCACATACTTAATTTCATTACAAGAACTATTTTGTTAACTTTGTATATTTTGccagaaaagaaagttttaaagcCAGTCTTGTAATATTggtaaatatattaaaattataatatacAAAAATTGTGAAGTAAGAATACTACActtgtgaaataattttagcTATTGACTATGTATTTGCTGTCCATGATCTGTAACCTAAGTGGAAAATGTGTGAAAGTCTCTGAATGAGCCTTTTAGCTGTCAGCTTAACTATGCAGTAAATTTGCATCCCAATTAGGGATGTTTGCTGCCTATTTTGCCAATAACAATATATTTTGTAGGTTGAGTGATCAAATTACATCAATCACATATGTGGGTTGTAAATATccacaataaataatttttcatatgtTCAGTCTATTCTGCTAAACAGACCATTTATAGCCAACCTTGTGCTCTGTTTACTGAACGTGGAATAAGCCAGATTTTTTTCAATGGCCACTAGTGCATCAACCATAGAGAATTAGCAGCTATGCCTCTACCCTtgcaatgaaattattttgcaatgGCATCGACTTTTATACTGCATTTCATAGGTGTCCAGCAGCTTTCGCTTCGCAATTTTTTATCATAATTAGATTTGCATTTAAATACTGCTTTCATTAAAACCTTTGCTCACTACCACCTCCACGTGGCTGCCACATTGCTTAACAGTGTGAAATCCCCTCACACCTGTTAAAAGCCCCCTTTGACAAGCGGCCAAGACTGATTTCAAgttgggcactgccagcccctgccactGCAGACGTGCCTCCTTTTAGCAGGGCTGCTGCATCAGACCAGGGGTGCAGGGCAGTGCATTGTCTTGTAAGAGAAAAGGGCTCTGAACTTCTAGAGGTAAAGAAGAGATGGGAAACCCAAATGAGCTGTTCAGCTTGGTAAGTAAAACAGCAGACAATAATTTTATTGTGGTAGCTTTCAGATCCATGCTAACATAGAAGTTCTGTGTAGGAATAGAGAGTGAAAAATGCATGTGGTACAATGGACTTCATGAAATAGTAAGCCAAGTTGATTTAGGTGAAGACTGGGTCAGAATTAGTAGGGGAGTAACCTCAGAACCACTAGGCtctgcttttagaaaaaaaaaacctacttttgATTTTTGACACCTAAATTTATATTGAATCTTTATACTAATGAAGTTACCCAGATATTACAGTGATTACTTTCATTGAAAAGCCTTTCTCATGAGGTTTATGACATAAAATCAAGTTATAGCAAAGCTGGTGTTGACTATGGTACATTTGGTTAGAGTCCAGTTTTGTGAATGGGCAAAATGTTTCAAAAGGGTGTTCTTTTCATCTCTAGATACCGGAAACATTGGCTTTATTctatttgcatttaaatcacTGCAGGTACAAAatcaacagaattttttttgctaagaTCTTTGCTAATAAAGGGTTACAATTCTTGTACCACAAGCAatgctaatttttttaagtaatcAATGCATTTCATGTTTTGTGAAATCAAGGTATTGAAGTTTTCTGCAAGAAATAAAGAGCTCTGTTGATTTTGACATCTTTCTTAAGACCTGTATGAGCTTCATTCAATGTATATTATGgaagttttaatttatttttcttgttactaatctggaaattaaaacttctttcttggtttctttttcatttaaaaacatacaAGTTTAGGAAACAAAAAACTTTCTTATTTTAACATTGTGCTGATGTTATAACCCAGAGAGatcatttgttattttaatgatGATTTTCTATAATTGAAGCACATTCATGACAGAAGTAAGCTGCATGTAAGGAATCTGATGTAGCAAAAAAGTGTCTCTCTGTTGAAAACTGATAGCAAAACCAAATTATGTGCATAGGAAATGTTCTGGAACACACTTCCCTGTGACTTCCACTACTTAGAGAAATAGGATTAAACCTGCTTCAAGGGACTTTGACTCCCAGATAAACTCTGGGTTCTTTGATGTCCTAGAAATGCCAAAGTAGGAGGTCTTTCTAAAAGATCAAATAAAACCCAGTTGAACTGTGAACTGTGAGCGAGCAAAGAAGTTTTTAGATGCACTTCTAACCTACTTCTAACTTTTACCGTGTGCACATAGTAGGGTTCAGAAACAATCTGTTGTAAATTCTTCAGCCAATTAGCTGAGTGAATTACCACCGTTTATAATGCGCAGAACGTGGAGGCTCTCTTGCCGTTGTGCCGAGTTGGATTGTTAATAGCAGGAAGCTAGCACTTCTCAGTACAGTGGATCAGCtacatgtgaaaataaatgtaaaaaaccTGGAGGGGAATGGCAGCAGACTGAGATTAGTCTTTATTTAATTTAGCATTTGGGGGTCCAACACACAAATGAGTGTTTTAGTAGGCTTCATGGTGGAAGTTGCTGTCATTTGTAAAATATTCTGGCCAATTAGCTAATAGTGTGCTTGGATTTCTCCTGTTTTGATACAGTAATACTAAGTACATTGTGAAGCCCAATTATACAAATCATCCCCATATGCCATACCAGTCTTTCTTTATGAACTGTGTTTATAAATCCTGTGTGAGGAAATGTGTACTTCAGCAATTTAGACCATGTGTAAAAACATAGCCAATAGGATTGTCAAGAAAACAAGTTCCAGCATAGGAAATCCTAATGTGTTCCGCTAAAATAACACGAGTGTGTTGTGTGAGTTTTCTGATTAAATGCTTATTACTTTATAGTGCTTAACCTGCACAAGTCtttctgtttcccttttttattctttctttcctcttttttttctttttttgtaggATCCAAATTTGGAGTTTTTGAGGAAATTTGGAATTGGACTAGTCTCGGGAACAATAGCCTCAATTATTAACATTCCTTTTGATGTTGCAAAAAGTAGGATTCAAGGACCACAGCCAGTTCCTGGAGAGATCAAGTACAGAACCTGTTTTAAAACTATGGCAACAGTCTATAAAGAGGAAGGGTAAAACattcttattttaataaatgtcCAGACCTCTGTTTTAGTTCATATGGGTCCATAAAACCACGTTGTTATATTTCAGATTTGATGAGGACCGTTAAGCCACCCTGAACTCACATATCAAAAAAGCCcaatgtaacattttaaaaatttattttagaattacaAGGACATATCTTTCTACTACATATGAACTTTTACAAGAGGCTTACAAGATGATTATTGCATTGTCAAAATTTATGTTCCCCAAGTAAATACTTCATATATTTCATGTGTAAGTTTTTCAATTCTTCAttttataaaaggaaaacatgaacaGAAAACAGACTATTTCTCAATTTAATCTAATTGTAATTTTGCAGGCCTCTGTACCTTTTAAATTattgctgaaataattaaacTGAGGACAGATCCTTGTGGTAATAACATTTtccaacttttaaaaatatttcttaagtGGTGATTGAATTGTGGCTTTGATATTCAATTATATCAGTCATTTTGTCCCTGTATGCAGCTGTTGTTAACAGACTTGTCTTGAAAGTAAACCCACCTCACTGATTAAAGTCGTATTTCTGATTGGCTAGGCTCAGAACATTGGTTTTGTGACTGAACATTGATTAACTTTTACTCTTCATCTGATCTGCCTCTGTAAAATGTTAAAATCCAGATACAGTTTGCTATTGAATACGTGTAATTTCAAATAATTGCCTCTAAGTGCTCTGCCAGCATTTTAACAAACATGTGCTACAATTCCGTTCTTCCTTTTGAGCAAGAATattgtttgaaatgttttgtttgttattcTTCTGCTACAGATTTCTGGCTCTGTACAAAGGCTTGCTTCCCAAGATCATGAGGCTGGGTCCAGgtaattttccttctgtcatttc
This region of Catharus ustulatus isolate bCatUst1 chromosome 6, bCatUst1.pri.v2, whole genome shotgun sequence genomic DNA includes:
- the SLC25A21 gene encoding mitochondrial 2-oxodicarboxylate carrier isoform X3 yields the protein MMMPIQWLTDELLGQIYIAHVFPDILFQAYIFILELLRHLFFTFEQYKKLLGYVSLPPGLAFAVAGLGSGLTEAVVVNPFEVVKVTLQTNQNAFKEQPSSFVQAQQIIKTGGLGSQGLNKGLTATLGRHGVFNMVYFGFYFNVKNVLPVNKDPNLEFLRKFGIGLVSGTIASIINIPFDVAKSRIQGPQPVPGEIKYRTCFKTMATVYKEEGFLALYKGLLPKIMRLGPGGAVMLLVYEYVYAWLQDTVNYK